In a genomic window of Stakelama saccharophila:
- a CDS encoding HU family DNA-binding protein: MNKQELIGQVADHSGLNKGDASKAVEAVFDSITGALKKGDEVRLVGFGTFSVSKRKASTGRNPRTGEPMTISASTQPKFKAGKGLKDAVN, encoded by the coding sequence ATGAACAAACAGGAATTGATCGGACAGGTCGCCGACCACTCGGGCCTGAACAAGGGCGATGCGAGCAAGGCGGTCGAAGCGGTTTTCGACTCCATCACCGGCGCATTGAAGAAGGGCGATGAAGTCCGCCTCGTCGGTTTCGGCACCTTTTCGGTCAGCAAGCGCAAGGCATCCACGGGCCGCAATCCGCGCACGGGCGAGCCGATGACGATCAGCGCCTCCACCCAGCCGAAGTTCAAGGCCGGCAAGGGCCTGAAGGACGCCGTCAACTAA